A window of Parambassis ranga chromosome 18, fParRan2.1, whole genome shotgun sequence genomic DNA:
TCCATTGCATCAGCAAGTCCACTGTGTGTGGCACAAGTGTCAATCTAATTGGGTTAGCACGGCGGCATAATATATTACCAAGAATCTGGCAAATATCTTTGTTTAGGCCGAACCACTTCTTACCCATAAAGTTTCTGTGACTGTGAATTTGATATGTATTGGATACTGCCAGGCTAAACTTGATCTCAGCTGTGGAAGTTCACTAGTAATGTCAGTCTGGTGACTGAAAGTTTTTATAATAAGgtgttttaatgtcttttctGGTGAATCAATACatactttcttttttaattgcAACCACACCAAACACCAAATATCTCCATTTTAGAGTTCACTTATACCAATAAACTCtgatttttcattttgattcaaGGTTGGTGAACGATCTCCAAAATCATTCATCAAATGATGACATCTGCAGCTCCAATACACAAGAATGCTCATTGTACTTTTCTACTAACGGCATGAAGACTGGCTGCTATCTAAACCTCAAGGGGATAAAGGAATCCGAAGGGATCTTTCTTGCAGTTCACATCTTGTTTAATGGAACAGTAGAAAACACATACGCATGGAACACATTCCTGAGACGCCTGAAAGACGATGGTAAGCACTGATGTGCttccctgtttatttttgtcctaTTGTGGAAACATTTATAGCCACACACTCCAAAACTGACAGTAATAAATGTCTCTTATGTCTTTCTGTTTACAGTGAGACCACCTGCTCTTAACTGTTCAGTCAAAAAAATTGAAAATGCGTTAGAAATTTCCTGGGTTCATCCTGAGGTCGGATGTCATTCAGATTGGCAGTTCATAATAAATAGTACTGTTTGTAATAAAAACCAGGTAAGAGACACATGCAAGatgtttgtgtaaaatgtggtaaaggaccagtgtgtaggatTTAGTGACATGTAATGGTGACTTTGTGCAGAATACTGTTATATTTTCAATTCTGTTTTTCATAGACTCTAAAAGTGAATGAAAAAACATCCCATAAGCTGCTCTGGGACCCTCACTGTCCGCATCGCATATCTGTCAAAGCAACCTGTGAAAGTGGAGAGACGCCATGGAGTGAGGAGATATATTTGGGTATGGTCTGTCTTATCTTgaagatttattttaataaaagtgATTATTGGAATATGTTGAGTGTAAATTGTTACTTAAAATACTCTAAGCTGAacgtattgtgtgtgtgtttgtatgtagaAGCAGAAGACCCTAATGTGTTGGTGTACGCTGCCGTCCTGATCCCACTGGTGGTGGCTTGTCTTGCAGCCGTGACTTTTGCGTTGTTTTGGAAGTACGTACAGCACGATTACCTACGCTCATTGGTTTCGCTCTCTCTGGTCTCTTATGTGTAACTCTCTTTCTGCAGGTTTAAGAAAGTTATCTTTCCCAAAGTACCACAGCCCAAGAACCTCATCGATGATATCTATGACAACAATAATAAGGTGAGTTTCTGTTTACTTTAAATAGCTAaggttaaaaaataatattagtAGCTGACAAGTAATCCAAACTGCTAAAATGGAGACACAGCAGAACTCTCAAGCCAAACACACCCATAATCAGAACAGTATTATCTATTGTTAGAATAATGGGGGGTTTCCATGTTTCTTCATGTTGTTTGGCCTTCTTCCCTACACTAACGTGcctccttgttttgttttcgttGTTCTCAGAGCATTGTAGGCAAAACGTATGtcgcagaggaggaagagagttGTAAAATCACACTGGTGGCAGACCCCGAATTCAGCAGGACTGAAGATAGTCACTAATTTCAGTGAGGAAGTTACACAGAGGGACATGTCCTTATTCAGGCATTCACTTGATTTTGTGTTGGCAAGAATATTTGCAATCCTTTTGCCATGTATGGTTTACGGACACAAGCCCTTTGCCCAGAATAAGCCACATGTTTTACTGCTGCAACTGTCTAAACAagtgttgctttttttaaaaaaaatctttatctGTTTTATCATTGTAAATTAAAATTTGTATGCAGTTGGGCACTTTTCTTGCCCTCAGTAGGATTCTGTGTGCCTGCAGTCTTAGTGATCACTGGCTAAACCTGGCTTTTTGATGGCATACATTTTATCATTACTGGGGTTCAGTTAGACCCTGACACTGTTGCTTATACACTGTGAAAACTTGATGTCCTTAAATGCTACCAAATGTGTTGGCAGAGATCAGGTGTGGCCACCTCCTGTGCCTTTGAAAGTATTGTAGTATGTTGAACCAACACATCCTCTGAGACTGCTGTGGTCTATATTTACACCACGGCACTATAGCTTAATTGTTTGTCCCACAGTCAAAGGTCAGGGGAAACGCACGCCGCTGTCGGACGCAGCAGTACCCGAGGGTTTTGTTGAACAGTGCACTGTGTGCAGACAAAACGGTGTAAAGCTGATTCAGCTTTGAGTATCCTCTTGTCTTTGGTTACTTACACATCTCCCACAGATTTAGACTTTGAAATCTAAGAACACAAACGTCTCTGGTCTTGTGAGGGACTGGAAGTGGTTTGTGGTATTTACTGCTTGGTCAGCATGCATTAAAATGAGGCATTACCACAGTGTGGCAAGCTTATCCAGGTTTACATTTTCTTCAGGGGAAGGAAACACCGCCTGTGTTCTTACAGATTTAACATATGCTTTTTTAACAATGTGGAAATTCACTATGTGGATACATCCTGGCTTCAGGATATCGTGCTCTGATTCAGAATGTATAGTATGCCAAAGTAGCTTGTGCACTCCTCATTCATTGCCTGTTGAGGATGAATGTGACATGAATGTTagaatgctgctgtgtgttacaAGAGTAAACGCATTGCTCACTTAAAGGACCAGTGCTACATTTTCTAGTTGTTCTTTCTAGCCCAGAGaagtggttagcttagcttagcttaacaaATGGTTGAAACGACACTGcagaaagatttaaaaaaaaaacctgcctaACAAACATGCCTGTGGCTCAGTCATGATCTCTGCTAaaactgcagaaacacagataaACCCTTCACTGGTTACTCATTGTTTAAGGCAAGCTAATTAAACATACACAGTGAAGGATCAGTACAACAAAGTTACTCAAAGTGAGTAAGAAACCTTGGACCCATTTACAGTATTAAATATCATatcatgtgtatatatatgatatatatttatattataaaatatcaAAGGTTTGCTCCTAATGTGTGCattaaacagctgtttttttattctaacaTTTGTCTTAAGCAAACCAGTTCAAAGAAGTTCAAACCTTTAAGATTAATGAGAAAGCAAAACCGGTGAAATGAACTGCATCTCCTGCTAGACAGCTGTAAAGTGGAACTAGAGAAACAGTTCTGCTTCAGTAACAGTGGCCTCAGAGGGAAGTTGTGAAATTGGCCTGAAATTGCTAAATTTTGCGGCCTGAATATGTTTTCCGAAAGATAAGAACACTTTCTAAAAACTGCCCAGATGCCAATTTTCTGTGAAGAGCTTGTTTCTGTTGTACTGGTGTattctaaaaaaacacattacactGTTCAGTTTAGTTGAATGTATTATGTTAGTGAGTCAGTGATGGCATCCACAGCTCAGCACCTATGTGCTGGGTATATTCAGTGAATATGTGATGATGCAGTAGGCCTACAGTAGCCTCATTTTTATGGCTGAATGTTGGTCCCCATATACTCCGGTCGCTACACCTGTTTTGCTGGCTGGGATGTCCTTGGCATGAAACATGTGGGCAACAAGCAGACGATGACATTAAATTAATTACAGTGTCACATTGTGGTAGGGGGCGGATAGATGGGGGCACGTAATTGGTTTCTGATGCAATCTTGCTGTAATCCCAGCGTTAGTCCATATATAGCAACAACTCTGCACCATCTCCACGATGTACCCCCACCGACCCACACGTACAATAAAAGCGACGAGTCCGTGACCACAATTAACAGAATAGAATAAACGAAATAAATTACAGAAACACCTGACATGTTTCAGTGGTGCTATTTTAATAGCACGTACGTACCGTCCGCTTTAAATAAACAGAAGACCGGTTTATTTACGTGAAGCTGTAAGCCTATAACAATCCGCTTTGCTAATAAATtgtacacagacatacagtaatACAGATTTTGGTGCGAATACGGCTAATAGACGTCCTACAGAAGACATTTTGGCTCCGCAAAGGTTTTCAGAGCGACGATCATTAAGCTAGTTAGAATGCATATCACTTCCGGTTCCGTCAGCTTCAAAGTAAAAGCGCTAGTAATATAATGCAACCCGtcggcttttattttttaaaccgCCTACGCCTCACTTCATTTTGTATGCACGCTTACCTTGACAAAATCCACTCCTTATTGTGTAGCAacagtgccctctggtggccgtTACAGGCAGAGCCAACATGTCGGCTCAGAGTGGTCCTGATGCTGCAGGGATGCTGAGAACGGCAATATGATGTGAAGTATGTAAATCGTAGCGGTGGTGGTGTATCCTGGCGCAGTCTCTGTGGCGCAATGGAATAGCGCGCTGGACTTCTAATCCAGAGGCTCCGGGTTCGAGTCCCGGCAGAGATGAGTCACTCTGCTTGCCACACGGCAGACCTGCGGTCACTTTTATCATCAAGACaaagatgatgatgtttttgatCGCAAAATATGAGCAGTTATAGCCCCCTCAAAGGGCAGGATATAGGGACCGAATCCAAATAACCCATCACCACTTTCTTCTTGTGCATGTTTAGAAAAactatttctttctttgtgattttttttccccttaccATGAAGCCATTATTTTTGCAGGCTACATTTGCCTTTAGCCTGTGTCTTTACATATCTGGTTTACATGCCTTTTTCTTTTGCAGTAATGGTAATTTAGTTTTTCTCCTGAGccaaaaaatggaaaaaaaatctcagtaaGTAAATAAAGAGCTTGAAGTAaagaaaattatttttgtttcattttgttatttGTAATAACAATAAAGAAAATCAACCTAATATAACAAATTGATGATTGTTGATGCTttcattctgtttttcttcaaaTCCATcttattcatgaaaaatattatTCATAAAGAATATGCTAATTAGGCCTACTTACATcctgtttatttataaagcatcCCAACGGTATAACATGCCTGCCAGTAGGGAGAAAATAAACCATActtttgtaaataaaaaggtgagAAGCGCTTCACGTTAGGATTACATTTGAATCCCAGCAAAAACACCGGCATTAAAATGGTGTGTGttcgtgcgtgtgtgcgtgcacacagATAATTTGTGATAACTTGCTCCAGTTGATGCTCTTTCATGAAAGGGTCGCTCTAGGTCGCGGACGCAAGAGGGCGCTCCGGCATCAGTGTAAGCCGCTTGCTCATCCTCCGTCCGGTCTGGTATGAGGCGGAGAGGAACCGGCTCACTGTGGAGACCTACTGAGCTGTGACAGCTACAGTGTCACGGGGGGATCCATCACCAAAATCTGCAGCCTACATTATGTGACAGGAAGGAGGACATGCTCCGTTTATTCATCACGTGTTTGCTATTTCATCACAGTGACACCACTGCACTTAATAGTAAGTGTAATTCAACTGAGATGTACAGTCTGTTTGTATCTATTATTCTCCATTACATTGTGTGATATTTAAGGATTATACTATTTTGATGGTCGAGTTTTCTTTAATATTTGATGACCTAAATAACTTTTGTATGTTTGGATATTTCCATATTGACATATAAGTAAATAGATGGGGCATCTATTTTTTTCCATGCCACACTACTAGCAGCAGAAACTAAACTCTCCCGACTACAGCAAATGTGTCAAAATGATTATGCCTCtctaagctgttttttttttaatttcatattttttttgccGGATTGGCCTGAGCGAGATCCAGAGGGACGGGAGAAAAGGGGGCAGtgctgtggtgctgctgctgacgtgagagagagagagagagagagagagagagagagagagagagagagaggaatgcgTCGCTAATGAGAATCTGACGTTAAGTCAGAGACAGCTAGGGCAACACCGGAAGTAGACTGTGGTCACCCTGGGTGAATTGttattttactttgttttattgaTTGAGCGGTTatcaaaaaaaatgaagactgacctgttgttttatatgaaattcaaatgaaatgtttgatttctattataaataacacaagttaGGTTTTAGACTAGAAAAGCCACATTACACACCGCTCGAAATataacagtcacacacacacacacacacacacacacacatatataattGCAGTATAATATAATTGTAAGAAATGACTACACAAAATGTTATTACTTTGAATAAAATGCCTCCATCTCTTTAAATCTGTatcttattttgaaggtttgACCGGATGTGCGATGTGTCACTGCCGCGTGCTTGCTGCCTCCGAGTAGAGTAGAACACGGACTGTCGCTGGAGAGCAAAGAAGAGCAGAGGTACAAGAAAAAGCAGTGAAATGGTGTAAAAGCTGAGCGACTTCAGCCGAACAAAGAGGGGCGACGCAGGAGGATTATTGTTCTTTATGTAATTGTTGTTAAAGTCAGTAAACTCCCGCTTTTTGATGCTGTCCTCACGGAGGTTTGAGCCAATAACGGACTTATTGGTCGGCTGAACCatgcagaggctgctgctcctGAGTTTGCTGTTGAGTTTCCAAACTGGTAAGGCTgcattttctcctttttaacGCATAAAAGAGGGCTGCGTACTGTTTATATGAAATATTATGTGAAGCTACGAaggcttaaaaacacacagtcgtCTGTTGGTATTCAttcttgtgagtgtgtgtgtgtgcggagaGAAAATGGGAAAGGCATACAACATGATTTCATAGCCTTCCCTTATGAGCCGCAGCAATGGATCACCTTAGGCGTGCGCGTGTTCGTGCACGTGCAGCTCTGTCTGAGCGCGCGTGTCCGCACCGCAGCAATGGATCACcacacttttctttcttcttttgtaAAGATGATTCTCGCGCGCCTCTGGCCACGGTGGCTTGAgcgcgtgcgtgcgtgcgtccAACTTGAACATGACTGGTGCCCGCGCGCCCACCGGCCTAAATGACCTTTTGCATATGACGAACCCCTCTAGTGCCGTTTGGTTGAGACGGGCCGTGGTGAGGCGCTGAGGACGTGACGGGAATGACAGTGATTGACCAGCGCTGCTCTACATGCCAGCAGCACCTCCACGCTGCTATCGCATCTGAATGGCTTGTTAGTCAGTGACACCACTGCTACCAGCCTCTTTAGTGAAAAGCTGCCTTCTCTTCATCCGCACCCCCCCTTACCTGTGTGTGCCTGATCCAAAGCTTTCACCctgcctctgtgcatttcacCAGAACAATgaggtgtgtgcagcagcagctcacatgCATCTGCTCCCCCTCCATACCTGTGGGGTGCCAGGTAGGCTATTGGCTTATGATAATCACAGCTGTAGCTGAGTTGCTAGGAGACAGGAGgttgaaggagaaggaggagacgATGGTTGTAATTTCTCTATGGTACCTGTTTGATTGAGGCATATCTGTGTGCAGGTTGTGGTCATGCAGcctcaaaaaaaaatcctccccTATTTTTTCTTCCCATTGTCTACCTTGGTTGACCGGGAGCGTGCACGGCTGTGCTGCTGGCCGTCCAGTCCACCACTTCATCATAGGTAGGGGGCGTGTTCGGGGAAGGGAAGGTATAGAAAAGGATGATGTCACCATGTCTGCCAGGCTTTGTATTGCTCTGCTTTGCTTGCCGTGCTCAGCATCCACCCAGCGAGCGTTGATGCGGGTTCACACAAGCGCACAATAACCTCCAGGAGCAGGTTTCTTTTCATCGACAGCATTAAGCGCTTTATGGATTCATATATGACACGATCTGGAAACTGTTGTCCGCCCCCCCGTCAACCCCCACCTTCTCTCCATTGAGACCCCATGTTACTGTCACATGCTATTCCCCTGTTTGTCCACTCATCAACCATTCAGTCCACATGACTAGCTCAGTGACACATGCACTTACAGATGTGCATCAGcgtgcaccacacacacacactcacacacagcctatTTACGTGTGAAGCCatgtgtctcattgtctgtTGTGGCACTGTTACAACAGTCTAATCCATTATTACTCCATGTTGCGCTCTCAGATACAAAGATTTTACGTTCTCAAAGGCTTTCCCCAAGACAAGATTAGCAGGGgtgtattttgttctgtaagaTTTAAAATGCTGTAATACATGTAAGGTCTCAAATGTTGCTCTGTGATTTCTGCAAAAAGATAATCAGAGGGGAAGACGTAATCCAGAGCGAGCTGATATTCAAATCACCTCAGAAGAGAAAACATGTACACCCTAGTTGTAGCAAAATGAATGTGTATTTGTGGGGTTTTCACAGACatctgcctttgtttttttgtgtgtgtttggcatttGAGGTGATAAAAGTTGCACAAGTAACTGACACAGGTGACAAGAGTGTCATAGCATCACACCATAAAAGGAGCGAGAATTAGTGTGTCCACTCAGTTGTTACTGATGATTAGAGCTGGAGCTGATACGGGACTGCTTATTGTTTGgagtaaaaaacacactgaaaaaaggTGGAGTAGGGGTACCACTGACATTCACTTCCATACAAAATGACTAGCTATAGATGTACTGCCTCAGACTGACAATGATTTTAATATGAAATGCTATTTTGTGACCATTTTTCAGTGCATCTCTTCTGCAATTATAAGactgcatatacacacaaattttaaatgtaaaaagggCACACTGCAGAATCATTTGACCTGCAAATGAATGTTGATTTTGCTATTTtctaatgaaaacaaaaagccagatgttagtgggtgttGTGTCCATTGTGAAAGCAGTATTATTTTACGTGGTTTTTTTCAGAGCGCCCAGTGTCTTATCTCTTTATTAGAGTACTAAAACAGTATTCCATAGCCTGCAATTTGCACACATGTAATTGCCTGCTAGTGCTAATGATAAGATGGTTATTAGTCAAAGCAGCTAATTAAAGCTTTTGGTGTATTCAGTGATACAGACAGGAGTaactacagtatgtgtgtacacCACAGGAGTGATTGATTTAGTATCCCAGCCTTGTATCTACATACCAACCTGGTAATAAGTCCCAAGCAAGCGCCAGCATTAACGCAGCTGTTAAATGTTACTGCATAATCAATCACCGGACTCCCTTAACTTCCTAATGAGTATTATTGCCCTGAGGTTGAACTTGCAGCACTGCACCTATAGCCGGAGACCCTGGTCTGACTCTGAAGTGCTGACTTGGACAAAGAGCTTCAATGCAGGTGTGCCATTTGTCAGCCTCTGTCCTTTAGTGCAGATCCAGGCCATGAGCCACCGCTGCCGCTGCTGCCTGTACTGTATGCTCCGTCTCTGAATCACACAGCCGAGCTGTGAATCATAAACCTCAGACGGATTCCTGCGCTGTGCTCAGCAATGAAAATATTCAGATGTTGGAAGAGTCAGACACATTCAGGGGGCTTTTACACCCAGAGAAAGAAGGGTTCCTCAGGGGTTCTTTGATCAGGAAAGTAGTGGTTCTactatgttgttttgtttaataataataataataagtgggctgtgaaaaaaaaagaattaggaAAACCACATTTCATGCGGTCTTGTCAGTGATAATCTGTAGCATATACTAAATCAATTCCAAAAATGTGGCCCGAGATGTTGCTGGGACTActcttttcttttccatttcttGGGCAAATCCCATATCACACACAGCTAGTGGAGTGTTTCATGGCCTGAtgataaataaaagaagaaCCTCACATCACCAAACCCTCGGTCTCATTAAGCTCACACAGATCAGGAGGAATCTGAGCGCTGAAGTTGGCAACAAAAGGATGGAGAGACACAGTGAGCTGTAATAACCACTAAAGCGGCACTTGGGAGAGCTTGTTTCTGCTCAGATAATGGCTAGAAGAGATTAAACATGAACAGTAGTTGTATAGGAAAAAAAGTGCCACCTACAGAAACTTGTCAAGATCCTGTGAGTGGATTACCacttatagaactatttatacCGGCGTGATGCTTTTTCGAAAACCTTTCAAAAGCTAACGAACCGTTTTGCGGTGCTATACTGAACCCTTTCCAGCTCAGAGTGTAGATCTGGAGTGACACATGTAGTGAGGCAGAAgtctgtttttaattttgatCCCAGCGAGTGagatgcagctctgcagcatcctACTGTTAATATGTGAATTCAGGTCACGGTTTGTACAGGATTTGAATGAAGCCTATTTACAGAAAAGCATCTCTAATTGACTTTAGCCACTGAAAGCAATCACTGAACTAGCTGTAAAGCTCACCAATGGGGTCTGTACTGTTATAATGTACATCTACGCCTGTTGTTCCCCCACTGAGTTTCATTCAGTCAACAAATTCCTGTCCTGGTGGGTGTTTGTCAATGTATGACACATTGATTGCTGCACTCAGTTGATATGTTTGTTTAAGGGCATTCTTCTGGACACTAATGTCCTATAATGCTTTTTGAAGTGGTGCTTGGGAGAAAAAACAGAGGCTTTCAGATGATCCTCATGGAGTACAGCAGTGTTTAGTCAGATAATCAAACTTGTGGTCAGAGATAAATTCAATCAAAAGTGTAGAGATATCCTCTGAGCGTCCTCAACAGCGACTTGAATGTTTCTCCAGTGAAGCCTCAGGATTTAAAGTCCCCATAATCTGATTGTGTTTGACAGGCTGGGGGCATACAAGttataaaaagaaaaggagaaaaaaaaacttccccttaaaatgtttctttatgCAGAGTCCCCCGAGCAAGACAGGAACACTTTATCACATCTGACTGCATCTATTGGCCTTGTTTTTCCAAAACGCACGGGCCACATTCTGCAGCAAGGACCAATTTGGGGTGATAGAGGTTGgttacagagagaaaaaaagaagaggggacAAAGAGTCTTGTGGGCAGGTGGGCAATGCTTAAATGAGAGTGAttagactttttttgttttgtttctgaggaggtgaggtgagggggggggcagtATTCTAGTGCGGGAGGAGGTTGTGCTTTATGAAAGGAAAAGCAAGccgggagacagagagagagagagagagagagagagagagagaggagagagggacgAGGACGAAGGAGGAGTGGTCGGGGAGGCCAGCGGCGGAGAGAAAGGGACTATTACTCAGGCTTGGCTGCTCCCTCAGTGGGGACAGTGAAGCTGCTCATTCAGACAGAATATGGTCCAGGCCGGTTCAAAGGCTACATTTGAACTGGAATCGCAAGTGATTGAACCCACATCTGAGGTGCCAGCCGAGCTCTTCCCCTGCCCCTTGTCCACTGAGGTTAATTGCCATTAATCGGTGTTGCTGCTCTCTTTTTGACTTTCTCTCCCAAACTGATGCTTTTTTTTGCTTACCAAAGTTCTCTCTTGCTGTCCCCTTCtggacttcttttttttccagattctCTCCCCACCCCTTCACCCCCACCACCATTACTTCTTCTCTTTCCATCtacccctttctctctctctcttgctctctaaTAAGTTCCAGATGTGGTTCTTGCATTCCTCTGGTCggtggagagagaaaggaggggaggagggggaggtgatGGCGGGGAAGGGTATGTAAGTGGGGGAGGCAGTGGGggaggggacaggaggagaagcACATGAATTAAAACAGGGAGCacatgatgaggaagaggagcccatgtactgtaacacacacacagatacacacatacagatatgcacacatgcacacagttacGTGCACtggaaaacatgcacacatatgctgAGGAAaggggaatgtgtgtgtgttagcgtgttagtgtgtgtgtgtgtttgggggggttGGGTCTTGGTCCTGTAACCTCAAAAGTTTTGGGACATTCTCCTCTTCCCCCGTCCTCctcgcctccctccctctgcaggaATGTGGCTGacgctgatgatgtcacttcatTTCTCCACTCTCCCAGTCTCTGCTCCTCGGCAGGGACAGGGgcgagggaaagagagagaaagatttgacccgctccatccatcttctcttTATGATAACAACATTAGGGTCAGCCATCCAACTAAATCGGTAACCACAGCACTGCAACGCTCGCCGTCCCCTCGTCATGTAATATATCCGCCTGCAGGCTAAATTGTTGCAGACTACAAATAATGAGTGAGCCATCTCTTAGTAGTAATAATCATCAATGGCTAGTCATTAAAACAATGTTGTGCAGATGCATTATTTTGTCAAGACTGCAACTGCCAACTTAATGCTATACCCTGGAGGCTTACCTTAACCCAGTGTTTGCGTGTTCTGAGATGTAGAGTAGAATTAATCTAATTTGCATTTTAGTTAGTCATCTCCAGTTGATAAACAGCTAAACGTATGTGGACCTCTCTTGTCTGTTTGAATGTATCCCATTCTTCTGCAAGCTACGTAGAGCACTGATGTTAGATGACTTGACCTGGTTCATTACTGACCAAACAAGGATGGTGAGCGCAGTTAAGGCTGGCTGTATACAGCTGTTTAACATGATCCAGGTCTTTATTCATTAACCTAGGACTGGAGTGTTGTCCTCCATGGCATTTAAAAAGCTCATGCTAATTTAACGCTTATATTAAAAGTTAGTTAATCAGACTTGTTTCTTCTAGAAAATTAAATCATTTAAGGACAGCAgctgtttatttactgtttgtTGACTAAGGCTCGGAATTATGTGAGACGCTGAAACTTGTGACTTTGGCAGCCTTAAAAAGTTTTCTGTACTTAATGTAAACCTAAGTAGTTTTGTTGCCTAAATTTAACTAATGTTGCCACATGGAAAGACTGGATCATACTGTTTAGTTTTTGTCTTAAATAGGCtatttggaagaaaaaaatacagagaaaagaCATGTGATAGTTTTTCCAAtcaattaaatacattttgtgtTGTAGACCTTCAAATATTCATATGAGATAGAGTGGGATATTTCATATCCTCAAACCGTAAATATACAAGTGTATATAAGTCTGCTT
This region includes:
- the LOC114451069 gene encoding uncharacterized protein LOC114451069 — protein: MCKSFDLFLLCSCFLLSAESRTDQILPPQNVSLRWINDFCPELSWAPPQHPGCQYKVSVLSKPRETELITETQWGQYEIMEGGFSQFSLKTLWNGSESEEVFINTSNPELVKDLRCYIYSATEAYCSWSIVNHTAHLRFYYELVNDLQNHSSNDDICSSNTQECSLYFSTNGMKTGCYLNLKGIKESEGIFLAVHILFNGTVENTYAWNTFLRRLKDDVRPPALNCSVKKIENALEISWVHPEVGCHSDWQFIINSTVCNKNQTLKVNEKTSHKLLWDPHCPHRISVKATCESGETPWSEEIYLEAEDPNVLVYAAVLIPLVVACLAAVTFALFWKFKKVIFPKVPQPKNLIDDIYDNNNKSIVGKTYVAEEEESCKITLVADPEFSRTEDSH